The Bernardetia litoralis DSM 6794 genome includes a window with the following:
- a CDS encoding DUF3124 domain-containing protein gives MLKKNSPFLSIFFILCIGFVNLFLFSSCEQGSNEFISQSNTETTYTDEDLNYIKELNSKSLIKLTSIKDKNSLSSNTFPSQELKDSLAFGQLLYIPVYSEIYSIGHHRTERLSSTLSIRNVNPDGELYITRLEYYDTEGNILKEIKAAELPIKVNSLETKNHVIAMYDDRGGVGANFILEWRSSKPIVAPMVETIMISTESNWGLSFTATSKTIENYGRILRPY, from the coding sequence ATGCTCAAAAAAAACTCACCTTTTCTGTCTATTTTTTTTATACTTTGTATCGGTTTTGTCAATCTATTTTTATTTTCTTCTTGTGAACAGGGTTCGAATGAATTTATTTCTCAATCAAATACAGAAACAACTTATACAGATGAAGATTTGAATTATATCAAAGAACTTAACTCTAAGAGTTTAATAAAATTGACGAGTATAAAAGATAAAAACTCGCTAAGTTCGAATACTTTTCCTTCACAAGAACTGAAAGATTCTTTAGCGTTCGGACAGCTTTTGTACATTCCTGTTTATTCGGAAATTTATAGTATTGGACACCACCGAACCGAGCGACTTTCTTCTACTCTCAGTATCAGAAATGTAAATCCTGATGGCGAATTATATATTACTCGTTTGGAATATTACGATACAGAAGGAAATATTTTGAAAGAAATAAAGGCTGCTGAATTGCCTATAAAAGTGAATAGCTTAGAAACCAAAAATCACGTTATTGCAATGTATGATGACAGAGGTGGCGTAGGTGCAAATTTTATTTTAGAATGGAGAAGTAGCAAACCGATTGTTGCTCCTATGGTGGAAACCATTATGATTAGCACAGAATCAAACTGGGGACTTTCTTTTACGGCTACTTCAAAAACAATAGAAAATTATGGTAGAATACTTCGACCTTATTAA
- the coaE gene encoding dephospho-CoA kinase (Dephospho-CoA kinase (CoaE) performs the final step in coenzyme A biosynthesis.), translating to MKKQITQKNEILQLGITGGIGTGKSTVCKIFETLGIAVYDADIRAKMVMVTDNILKKELKKAFGEEVYLSENEINRDYLVKTVFSNQTDNSKVEILNSIVHPAVGRDYQNWYNENKDKSPYLLKEAALMFESDSYKVLDAIIVVHAPLEERIKRVLKRDSHRTEEQVKAIISKQMPENEKLKRADFVIYNDGSHSLIEQVLKLHEKFQSLS from the coding sequence ATGAAAAAACAAATAACACAAAAAAACGAAATCTTACAATTAGGAATAACTGGAGGAATTGGAACAGGAAAAAGTACAGTTTGTAAAATCTTCGAAACGCTAGGAATAGCCGTTTATGATGCTGACATTCGTGCAAAAATGGTAATGGTAACCGATAATATCTTAAAAAAAGAACTCAAAAAAGCCTTTGGAGAAGAAGTTTATTTAAGCGAAAACGAGATTAATAGAGATTATTTAGTAAAGACCGTTTTTTCAAATCAGACCGATAATTCGAAAGTTGAGATTCTCAATTCTATCGTTCATCCAGCCGTAGGAAGAGATTATCAAAATTGGTACAATGAGAACAAAGACAAAAGCCCTTATTTATTGAAAGAAGCAGCTCTGATGTTTGAGTCGGATTCCTACAAAGTTTTAGATGCTATTATTGTAGTTCATGCGCCCTTAGAAGAACGCATAAAACGAGTTTTGAAACGAGATTCCCACCGAACCGAAGAACAAGTAAAAGCAATCATTTCAAAACAAATGCCCGAAAACGAAAAACTAAAACGTGCTGATTTTGTGATTTATAATGATGGTTCACATTCTTTGATTGAGCAGGTTTTGAAACTTCATGAGAAATTTCAATCCTTATCATAA